Proteins encoded by one window of Bactrocera oleae isolate idBacOlea1 chromosome 4, idBacOlea1, whole genome shotgun sequence:
- the LOC106620763 gene encoding uncharacterized protein — MKKLPVALLASTLLLWQATALAGRIVKRSYSDQSVHGYQTERTCWWNEVCKEEFQNLFRCKCPQFSYCRSPGRYYNAYCSMTDTGYIWTQPTWDWVP; from the exons ATGAAGAAG CTACCAGTGGCTTTATTGGCCAGCACTTTGCTGCTGTGGCAGGCCACGGCGCTGGCGGGGCGCATCGTGAAGCGCAGCTACTCCGATCAAAGCGTGCACGGCTACCAGACGGAG CGCACATGCTGGTGGAACGAGGTGTGCAAGGAGGAATTTCAAAATCTTTTCCGCTGCAAGTGTCCACAATTCTCATACTGCCG CTCACCAGGACGCTACTACAATGCGTATTGTTCAATGACCGACACCGGCTACATATGGACGCAGCCAACATGGGACTGGGTACCTTGA
- the Pal2 gene encoding peptidyl-alpha-hydroxyglycine alpha-amidating lyase 2 — protein MSNNKISNMEKLCGLAFILVALAFDWSACSHLPTHRIDYPEDALTLNERFFNDVRALIKRRLKENAALQELHMDNENVVGIGGGRGGSGSNSNEFSANFERSSAGGGGEGSVGRNVVTPPPMVPTPVLVENWPTESHSFGQVTAVSIDPQGDPVVFHRADRYWDANTFNDSNIFYLIEYGPIKEKTIYVLDPKTGAIKSGWGEDMFYMPHGLTIDVHGNYWITDVAMHQAFKFKPFDNQPLLTIGKRFKPGSSLNHLCKPTSIAVATTGEFFIADGYCNSRILKFNAAGHILRTIPQPPEFLSLQVPHGITLLEHLDLLCIADRENMRVVCPKAGLKSSQGEGQPAATIQEPDLGRVFGVAAYGDIVYAVNGPTSMLPVRGFTIDPRSETIIGHWGEFKNPHSIAVCVNGSALYVTEIGTNHQTNKVWKYVLV, from the exons ATGAGCAACAACAAGATATCGAACATGGAGAAGTTGTGCGGTTTGGCTTTCATTTTGGTCGCGTTGGCTTTCGACTGGAGTGCGTGCAGCCACTTGCCAACTCATCGCATCGACTATCCCGAGGATGCGTTGACGCTGAACGAACGCTTCTTCAACGACGTGCGGGCACTGATAAAGCGGCGGCTCAAGGAAAATGCAGCG TTGCAAGAGTTGCATATGGACAATGAAAACGTCGTTGGAATTGGCGGCGGCAGAGGTGGCAGCGGTAGTAACAGCAATGAGTTCTCagctaattttgaacgcagcaGCGCTGGCGGTGGTGGAGAGGGCAGTGTTGGCAGGAATGTTGTAACGCCACCGCCGATGGTGCCAACACCCGTGTTAGTGGAGAACTGGCCCACCGAAAGCCACTCCTTCGGACAGGTCACAGCCGTGTCTATAGATCCACAAGGCGATCCGGTCGTCTTCCATCGCGCCGACAGATATTGGGATGCTAA CACTTTTAATGACAGCAATATATTCTATTTGATCGAATATGGTCCTATTAAGGAGAAAACCATTTATGTGCTGGATCCCAAAACCGGTGCCATAAAGTCCGGTTGGGGTGAAGACATGTTCTACATGCCACATGGTTTGACTATCGATGTGCATGGGAACTACTGGATTACAGACGTGGCTATGCATCAGGCTTTTAAG TTCAAACCATTTGACAACCAACCGCTGCTCACTATAGGAAAACGCTTCAAGCCCGGCTCCTCCCTCAATCATCTCTGCAAGCCCACTTCCATTGCTGTGGCAACAACAGGCGAG TTCTTTATCGCCGACGGTTACTGCAACAGTCGCATATTGAAATTCAACGCTGCTGGACACATTCTACGCACCATACCACAACCACCGG AATTCCTCTCACTACAAGTACCGCATGGCATCACTCTACTGGAGCACCTTGATCTCTTGTGTATTGCCGATCGTGAAAATATGCGCGTGGTTTGTCCAAA AGCCGGCTTGAAATCGTCTCAGGGTGAGGGTCAGCCCGCCGCCACCATACAAGAGCCCGATTTGGGACGTGTTTTCGGCGTAGCTGCTTACGGTGATATTGTCTATGCCGTAAATGGACCGACATCCATGTTACCAGTGCGCGGTTTCACCATCGATCCACGCTCCGAGACGATTATCGGTCACTGGGGTGAATTCAAGAATCCGCATTCAATTGCGGTTTGTGTTAATGGTTCGGCGCTGTATGTGACCGAGATCGGTACAAATCATCAGACCAACAAAGTATGGAAATATGTTTTGGTTTAA
- the LOC106620750 gene encoding uncharacterized protein codes for MTNPKIKKSNKKSSEAIVNVQHQQNNDENGLLNVLHDSDDGVELNLDDYSFGASSNSEGLGEEEDEANSCSSFSLQECINEFRARRIRRLSTHSREVTQVDELASGFVTEKAEAKTFSDPVEADLINQNISNKEHERKCKPCRDGFCYCFTSDSGEGGGMCNAATASTRAGHVRHVRRHRRSDCQEPGTLMTRSYANPVDNRYDGPVSFKIPIDKEAQALPQKEHKQEKSKQNFTTEANSNANELTAISRLETSAPDAPLIHIIQELHNNCVISEVRVNKHKLQASRQQSQSLNTPQITKSSSEKVTRTQMTRNMCEPTAPPIDSWTAANKPVKMKRETFAGPVLDKISEFDSISDAFEYSTPLTSSSKHTDSGRRRHKSGGRLLQKRLSLSSVHYRPRRSLQAPPKPPRTYFCLEEKSTVSSLSSTSPSLREAERILDEFLIRKGAMVRDAERQVENRNVKVDKASQVEMEKVLYASDRRREHRKSCPTSLAKATSRRLPILPSCPSLSDLERSAMDSTKKYTNYEKNIKQIAQKPVKELSFGWKEPKITEMLNCDTTAKKRQFRSQAVQAEPQQTIGWQVTPKVDLDTVDGVCSNLAANIATKDTPVKSPPISTPKRARESQKFVWREQWRNLSPWCNKQSKAGDRTLKSNLKSSSRGLLNSSKKKILRLVTPKRDNLQPRRNYSSHSVGIQTSADELQPYEPSVTPQSPPGSYHSAVQTSTQTTTPTCSQNTNDTEPQSFDFSRTVRAPPKKAPRAVTQRKLNFPLGGCAEGNCTSCDGGTLSTSMKTKTYRSYHGDLDQDVTLSKLGYILGNIRAKLEASDEHAVRTFEEIGRREQRAVGFDCTDGHHRRSEASSTVRQRQEKRNIYQQEPIYSEIEEDSIHITGTPQYDNTTSAKELPAKPDIDVLYARVNKANKKPKPQSPQTKPIALGKLLHDSLRNLNTTSRANQLPTLQELSASDTSYMSPPQPHVSASDTSMTLSHCQSLNNVRMQEHHSPPKRDRNLSKSDLSLHRSEIFLDNLCRSELIADHGNGEPTEKMNNHVLNKSGSSLRSDSMSHINTYRHFSTSTPTPNDSISYDTPNDADFDNISQAAVSQLDLSLASDSMTSGAQNTLNKQFAPKFTTKSHLSTQRSSSRNPSSDIAFTSPSTCQQQSSSCPATPRKAQLDLSEQLAHTSSLKEIHQITEEDQLNVAGEQRKHSTPNTSTYGDIPPSTTHAQSCIETASSSNNFARYQRLKNALRKSFKRSTKFVKNETRRLSSSFSFPTPNIALSKSVNAHNQTDPQLQSRSSTYDLDTLFSLDEQAPVVEQLAQAVTICRQLPEVEISPEMVEAERLLLFSRLRRDVWPQRPLVATTPAAKRAAEQHTHRFYIDDMRLPVKVDVNQDFFFNYFYIVTFDCGGVIKSTQSAECHNGQAIFSECGIEFASGLSEEDAVVRCNVFMLRLRKVSTLSLEPKRAVVKLPTARTPGTASSSSSADEIVSRFRLHASFTLNARNFVPYEYVVCETENTNKLCLRASTQNCLLPLTPRTKSTNLCAKIQLCGRAEIRFPKHTYSGFLNVQDPHTLHNWNRRWCNLDGLHLRVWTDENQMDDKLLLTLDMRSNVQTMPLQAASRELCARARAFCLQCALQKAGEAVDTATVFFAADTQDVLDVWLAQLNEVLAFVHKWLHVVEKVND; via the exons ATGACCAatccgaaaataaaaaaatcaaataaaaaatccaGCGAAGCTATTGTAAATGTGCAACATCAACAAAATAATGATGAGAATGGGCTGCTTAATGTACTTCATGACTCTGATGATGGTGTAGAATTGAATTTAGAtg ATTACTCTTTTGGGGCTTCGTCTAATTCGGAGGGCTTAGGAGAAGAGGAAGATGAAGCTAATTCATGCTCATCATTCAGCTTACAGGAATGCATAAATGAGTTTCGTGCTCGGCGTATACGTCGCTTGTCCACACATAGCCGTGAAgtaactcaagttgacgaattAGCGAGTGGATTTGTAACAGAAAAAGCTGAAGCGAAAACTTTTTCTGATCCAGTCGAAGCTGATTTAATAAATCAAAACATTTCTAACAAAGAACATGAGCGCAAGTGTAAGCCCTGCCGTGATGGTTTCTGTTATTGTTTTACCAGCGATAGCGGCGAGGGGGGTGGAATGTGCAATGCTGCAACAGCGAGCACACGTGCCGGACACGTGCGACATGTAAGACGGCACAGACGTTCAGATTGTCAAGAG ccCGGTACACTAATGACACGGTCGTACGCCAATCCAGTGGACAATAGATATGATGGTCCAGTTAGCTTCAAGATTCCAATTGATAAAGAGGCGCAAGCCTTGCCACAAAAAGAGCATAAGCaggaaaaatcaaaacaaaacttcACTACAGAGGCTAATTCTAATGCAAATGAACTTACAGCGATTAGTCGTTTAGAGACAAGTGCTCCAGATGCACCATTAATACATATTATCCAAGAGTTGCACAACAACTGTGTTATATCTGAGGTTCGTGTTAACAAACACAAACTGCAAGCTAGTCGACAACAAAGTCAGAGTTTAAATACTCCCCAAATAACCAAATCGTCGTCAGAGAAAGTTACACGCACACAAATGACTCGAAATATGTGTGAGCCTACTGCACCACCTATAGATAGTTGGACTGCCGCCAATAAACCAGTTAAAATGAAAAGAGAAACGTTTGCTGGTCCAGTTCTAGATAAAATAAGTGAATTTGATTCAATCTCTGATGCATTTGAATATTCAACACCACTTACAAGCAGTTCAAAACATACGGATAGTGGACGGCGTAGACACAAAAGCGGAGGACGTTTGCTGCAAAAGCGTTTAAGCCTATCATCCGTGCATTATAGGCCACGTCGGTCACTACAGGCACCACCCAAACCGCCCCGAACTTACTTCTGTTTAGAGGAAAAGTCAACTGTGTCTTCCCTATCCTCCACTTCGCCCTCGTTACGTGAAGCTGAGCGCATACTAGATGAGTTCTTGATCAGAAAGGGTGCAATGGTAAGAGATGCTGAAAGACAAGTTGAAAACCGCAATGTAAAAGTAGACAAAGCCTCTCAGGTGGAAATGGAGAAGGTGTTGTATGCGTCAGATAGGAGACGAGAGCACCGAAAATCTTGCCCAACGA GCTTGGCTAAAGCAACGTCGCGGCGATTGCCTATCTTACCATCTTGTCCCTCTCTCAGCGATCTCGAAAGGTCGGCTATGGATTCCACTAAGAAATATACTAAttatgagaaaaatataaagcaaatcGCTCAAAAACCCGTAAAAGAACTTAGCTTCGGTTGGAAAGAACCGAAGATCACTGAAATGCTCAATTGTGACACTACTGCTAAGAAGCGACAATTTAGATCCCAAGCAGTACAGGCTGAACCACAACAAACGATTGGTTGGCAAGTAACACCAAAGGTGGATCTCGACACTGTTGATGGCGTATGCTCAAATTTGGCTGCGAATATTGCCACTAAAGACACACCTGTCAAATCACCACCCATTTCTACGCCAAAGAGGGCACGCGAATCTCAAAAGTTTGTTTGGCGCGAACAATGGCGTAATCTTTCACCATGGTGTAATAAACAATCCAAAGCTGGTGATCGCACCTTAAAAAGTAACTTGAAGTCATCATCACGCGGTCTTTTGAATAGTTCGAAGAAGAAAATTCTACGTTTGGTTACGCCCAAACGTGATAATTTACAGCCGCGTAGGAACTATTCATCTCACAGTGTTGGCATTCAAACGTCTGCAGACGAGCTGCAGCCCTATGAACCCAGCGTTACGCCACAATCGCCACCAGGCAGCTATCATTCTGCTGTTCAAACTTCAACGCAGACTACAACCCCTACCTGCTCACAGAATACCAATGACACCGAACCACAGAGTTTCGATTTCTCTCGTACAGTTCGAGCGCCGCCTAAAAAAGCTCCACGAGCTGTTACACAACGTAAATTGAATTTCCCACTTGGTGGTTGTGCCGAAGGAAACTGCACTTCTTGTGACGGTGGCACCCTTAGTACATCTATGAAAACGAAAACTTATCGTTCGTATCACGGCGATTTGGATCAGGACGTGACGCTTTCCAAGTTGGGTTATATACTTGGGAATATACGTGCAAAGTTGGAGGCAAGTGATGAACATGCGGTGCGAACATTTGAG GAAATTGGAAGGCGTGAACAACGCGCTGTTGGGTTCGACTGCACGGATGGGCACCATCGTCGCTCGGAAGCGAGTTCAACGGTAAGACAGCGTCAAGAGAAAAGAAACATTTACCAGCAGGAGCCAATTTATTCGGAAATTGAAGAAGACAGCATACACATAACAGGCACACCGCAATATGACAATACGACTAGTGCCAAGGAACTACCAGCTAAACCGGATATAGACGTACTATATGCCAGAGTTAACAAGGCtaacaaaaaaccgaaaccTCAGTCCCCGCAAACAAAACCGATTGCTTTGGGAAAGCTATTACATGATTCTCTGCGCAATTTAAACACTACTTCGCGGGCTAATCAATTGCCAACGCTACAGGAACTGTCAGCCAGCGACACTTCGTACATGTCGCCGCCACAGCCACATGTCAGCGCTTCAGACACTTCGATGACGCTATCGCATTGTCAGTCGCTCAATAATGTGCGCATGCAGGAGCATCATTCACCACCAAAACGAGATCGCAATTTGAGTAAATCGGATCTGTCACTGCACCgtagtgaaatatttttagacaaTCTTTGTCGGAGTGAACTGATAGCGGATCACGGAAACGGAGAGCCTACTGAAAAGATGAATAAT catgTTCTAAACAAATCTGGCAGTTCTTTGCGTTCTGATTCCATGAGCCACATAAATACTTATCGCCATTTCTCAACTTCTACACCAACTCCAAATGATTCCATCTCCTACGACACGCCAAATGATGCAGATTTTGATAACATTTCTCAGGCTGCTGTTAGTCAATTAGATTTAAGTTTGGCTAGCGATTCGATGACTTCGGGTGCACAAAACACACTTAACAAGCAATTTGCTCCCAAATTTACGACTAAG TCACATTTAAGCACACAGCGCTCGTCCAGCCGCAACCCTTCCAGCGACATAGCCTTTACATCGCCTTCAACGTGCCAGCAGCAAAGCAGTAGCTGCCCTGCAACACCAAGGAAAGCGCAATTAGACTTGTCGGAACAACTAGCACACACCTCTAGCCTCAAAGAAATCCATCAAATAACGGAAGAAGATCAACTAAATGTTGCAGGAGAACAACGAAAGCATTCCACACCAAACACCAGCACTTATGGTGACATACCGCCATCAACCACCCACGCGCAAAGCTGCATCGAAACAGCTTCCAGTAGTAATAACTTTGCACGTTATCAACGTTTAAAGAACGCCTTGCGAAAATCATTTAAACGCAgcacaaaatttgtcaaaaatgaGACACGACGTCTGTCCAGTTCCTTCAGTTTTCCCACGCCAAATATTGCTTTATCGAAAAGCGTAAATGCGCACAACCAAACCGATCCACAGCTACAGAGCAGATCTTCCACTTACGATCTAGACACCTTGTTCTCATTGGATGAGCAAGCGCCAGTGGTGGAGCAATTAGCGCAAGCCGTAACGATATGCCGCCAACTGCCGGAAGTGGAGATTTCACCCGAAATGGTGGAAGCTGAACGTTTGTTACTTTTCTCACGCCTCCGGCGCGATGTGTGGCCACAGCGACCGCTGGTAGCGACAACGCCAGCAGCGAAGCGTGCGGCAGAACAACACACGCATCGCTTTTACATAGACGACATGCGTTTGCCGGTCAAAGTGGATGTCAATCAGGATTTCTTCTTCAATTATTTCTATATAGTGACTTTTGATTGTGGCGGTGTTATAAAATCCACACAATCCGCAGAGTGTCACAATGGCCAGGCGATATTTAGTGAATGTGGCATTGAATTTGCTAGTGGTCTGTCGGAAGAGGACGCAGTGGTGCGCTGCAACGTTTTTATGCTGCGTTTGCGCAAAGTGTCAACATTGTCGCTGGAACCGAAGCGCGCCGTAGTG aaACTCCCCACCGCACGCACACCCGGCACAGCGTCCTCCTCTTCGTCTGCAGATGAAATCGTGTCGCGTTTTCGTTTGCACGCCAGTTTCACTTTGAACGCTCGCAATTTTGTGCCTTACGAATATGTGGTATGTGAAACGGAGAACACAAATAAACTTTGTTTGCGCGCCAGCACTCAAAACTGCCTGTTACCGTTGACACCGCGCACTAAATCTACAAATCTCTGCGCGAAAATTCAATTATGCGGCCGCGCTGAGATACGTTTCCCCAAACACACCTACAGCGGTTTCTTAAACGTGCAAGACCCACATACACTGCATAATTGGAATCGCCGTTGGTGCAACTTAGACGGCTTACACTTACGCGTGTGGACGGATGAAAATCAAATGGATGACAAACTGCTTCTTACGCTGGATATGCGTTCAAATGTGCAGACCATGCCACTGCAGGCGGCATCGCGTGAGCTTTGTGCACGCGCACGCGCATTCTGTTTGCAGTGCGCGCTGCAAAAAGCCGGTGAAGCGGTCGATACCGCTACAGTCTTTTTCGCCGCGGATACGCAAGACGTGCTGGACGTGTGGTTGGCGCAGTTAAACGAAGTGCTGGCATTTGTGCATAAGTGGCTACATGTGGTTGAAAAAGTTAACGATTGA
- the angel gene encoding protein angel has product MSKILIRTLNSNHLFNAIKSFGNIFEQVWHIQTQSTSRWQFTNKMGRRWERVKSETETTIGNSKTYTLLSYNILAQDLLTEHLYLYVGVEPSMLRWDHRLLRLTEEIQYIKPDILCLQEMQFNHLKSLVKHISFKRELEYVFKKKTGHRTDGCAIIYDRSKFRLLSERPVEYYTNGDAVLNRDNIALLAKFAVRKEPQKKFIIATTHLLYNPKRQDVRIAQVEKLMGTIQQYSAEAEGENSAFIPVILTGDFNFEPKTRPYQLLSEPCKFTPTTKKSAESEVAGDSKQQTSREYYLKAPDRDINRLQMLPLDFGMQTASTFQNKWTTVDYVLQSVDKNRNKIQIRSVYSLPNINDCVRTGAIPNKYLGSDHYSLGIKFTVF; this is encoded by the coding sequence ATGTCCAAAATTCTTATTAGAACTTTAAATTCAAATCATTTGTTTAACGCGATAAAATCGTTCGGAAACATCTTTGAGCAAGTGTGGCATATCCAGACACAATCGACCAGCAGGTGGCAATTCACAAACAAAATGGGGCGCAGGTGGGAGCGAGTGAAGAGTGAAACGGAGACGACAATTGGAAACAGCAAAACTTATACTTTGTTGTCGTACAACATACTTGCACAAGATTTATTAACGGAACATTTGTACCTTTACGTTGGCGTTGAGCCATCAATGTTGCGCTGGGATCATAGACTTTTACGGCTGACGGAAGAGATTCAGTACATAAAACCTGATATACTGTGTTTACAAGAAATGCAGTTTAATCATTTAAAAAGTTTGGTCAAACATATCAGCTTTAAAAGAGAACTAGAATATGTGTTCAAGAAGAAAACTGGACACAGAACCGACGGTTGTGCAATTATCTACGATAGAAGTAAATTTAGATTACTGTCAGAGCGCCCTGTAGAGTATTATACTAATGGTGATGCAGTTCTAAATCGCGATAATATTGCGTTACTAGCCAAATTTGCCGTTAGGAAGGAACCACAAAAGAAATTCATCATAGCCACAACGCACTTACTTTACAATCCAAAAAGGCAGGATGTACGCATCGCACAAGTGGAAAAACTAATGGGTACCATTCAACAGTACTCTGCTGAAGCTGAGGGCGAAAATAGTGCATTCATTCCAGTGATTTTAACAGGCGATTTTAATTTTGAACCTAAAACCAGGCCGTATCAACTGTTATCTGAACCATGTAAATTCACACCAACCACTAAAAAATCAGCTGAATCTGAGGTAGCTGGTGATAGCAAGCAACAAACTAGcagagaatattatttaaaagcaCCAGACAGAGATATAAATAGACTGCAAATGTTGCCACTAGATTTCGGTATGCAAACAGCTTCAACGTTTCAAAATAAATGGACTACAGTTGACTACGTGCTCCAATCTGTTGATAAGAATCggaataaaattcaaatacgATCTGTCTACTCGCTACCAAATATTAATGACTGTGTACGTACGGGTGCTATACCCAATAAGTACCTAGGTTCGGACCATTACTCGTTAGGCATAAAATTTACAGTATTTTAG